Proteins found in one Populus alba chromosome 14, ASM523922v2, whole genome shotgun sequence genomic segment:
- the LOC118041027 gene encoding importin subunit alpha, with translation MSLRPSARVEVRRNKYKVAVDADEGRRRREDNLVEIRKNKREESLLKKRREGLQAQQQQQVTSSLNISASDKPLDTLPAMIAGVWSDDKNIQFEGTTHFRKLLSIERSPPINEVIQSGVVPRFIEFLARDDFPQLQFEAAWALTNIASGTSENTKVVIDHGAIPIFVKLLSSPAEDVREQAVWALGNVAGDSPKCRDLVLGHGALMPLLAQFNEHAKLSMLRNATWTLSNFCRGKPQPLFDQTKPALPALERLIHSNDNEVLTDACWALSYLSDGSNEKIQAVIEAGVCPRLVELLHHPSPTVLIPALRAVGNIVTGDDMQTQCMINHQALPCLLNLLTNNYKKSIKKEACWTISNVTAGNANQIQAVLEAGIIGPLVQLLQNAEFEIKKEAAWAISNATSGGSHEQIKFLVDQGCIKPLCDLLICPDPRIVTVCLEGLENILKVGEAKKNLGNTGNANLYTQMIEDVEGLEKIENLQSHDNNEIYEKAVKILETYWVEDGDDFEAFPPGDASQSGFQFGGTEVPVSSNGFKFT, from the exons ATGTCGTTGAGGCCGAGCGCGAGAGTGGAGGTGAGGAGGAACAAGTACAAGGTGGCGGTGGATGCAGATGAAGGGAGGAGAAGAAGGGAAGACAACCTGGTGGAGATCCGAAAGAATAAGAGAGAAGAAAGCTTGCTTAAGAAGCGACGTGAAGGACTTCAGGcccaacaacagcaacaagTCACCTCTTCTCTTAACATTTCCGCTTCTGATAAGCCG CTAGACACTCTTCCAGCAATGATTGCTGGTGTCTGGTCAGATGACAAGAATATACAGTTTGAGGGAACTACTCATTTCCGAAAGCTGCTCTCAATAGAACGCAGTCCTCCCATCAATGAAGTTATACAATCAGGGGTTGTCCCCCGCTTCATCGAGTTTCTTGCAAGGGATGATTTTCCACAGCTTCAG TTCGAGGCGGCTTGGGCGCTCACGAATATTGCTTCTGGGACATCAGAAAACACCAAGGTTGTAATTGACCATGGGGCAATCCCGATTTTTGTCAAACTTTTAAGTTCTCCAGCTGAAGATGTCAGGGAACAG GCTGTTTGGGCATTAGGAAATGTTGCTGGTGACTCACCAAAATGCCGTGATCTAGTCCTTGGTCATGGGGCTTTGATGCCTTTGCTTGCACAATTCAATGAACATGCAAAGCTTTCTATGTTAAGAAATGCAACTTGGACATTATCGAACTTCTGCAGGGGCAAGCCCCAACCTTTGTTTGACCAG ACAAAACCTGCTCTCCCAGCTCTTGAGCGTCTTATACATTCAAATGACAACGAAGTCCTCACAGATGCATGCTGGGCACTGTCATATCTCTCAGATGGATCCAATGAGAAAATCCAAGCTGTTATTGAGGCTGGGGTCTGCCCCCGTCTCGTTGAACTTTTACA TCATCCATCTCCAACAGTGCTCATCCCTGCGCTACGTGCAGTTGGAAATATTGTTACTGGAGATGACATGCAGACTCAG TGTATGATAAACCATCAAGCTCTCCCATGTCTTTTGAACTTGCTGACAAATAATTACAAGAAAAGCATCAAGAAGGAAGCATGCTGGACAATCTCAAACGTCACAGCTGGAAATGCAAATCAGATACAG GCTGTACTTGAAGCAGGTATTATTGGCCCTCTTGTCCAATTGCTTCAAAATGCTGAATTTGAGATCAAGAAAGAGGCTGCTTGGGCAATTTCAAATGCAACTTCTGGTGGAAGCCATGAACAAATCAA GTTTCTGGTGGACCAGGGGTGCATCAAGCCATTATGTGATCTTTTGATTTGTCCTGACCCAAGAATTGTCACGGTTTGCTTAGAAGGGCTAGAGAACATTCTAAAGGTTGGGGAAGCTAAAAAGAATTTGGGCAACACAGGAAATGCAAATCTGTATACCCAAATGATTGAAGATGTTGAGGGTTTAGAAAAGATTGAGAACCTTCAGAGTCATGACAACAATGAAATATATGAGAAAGCAGTGAAGATTCTTGAGACATATTGGGTGGAAGATGGTGATGACTTTGAGGCATTTCCTCCAGGTGATGCTTCCCAATCTGGATTTCAGTTTGGTGGGACCGAAGTTCCTGTTTCCTCTAATGGATTTAAATTCACTTAA
- the LOC118041026 gene encoding uncharacterized protein, producing MVEISNCSISKVQNKIKLLPPFLLKLSPKDMKSQLSSTDEDECQLSRLGYCWWRSAAKFDECVRLKLDLPHIASLTPRLRVLKELERLALIAHEGLNELRYKLQMYRSGDFWVPTGGLKKEEMDIPPVVTILLVGFSGSGKSSLVNLMYSVFGRSGLIPFARTSSGGATKYTTMYMEEHNVMRSMQGGFCVYDSRGFNYGKIGDALEELSSWMSDGIHHNQLCLRSGDDVLLEADTETVGLRSSSKFVQRTVNIPMVVVNIAEVHKASKASDSKPLEATRELFHSPALRKCNENPILILTHGDLLTTEERIDIRLRLCERLGISETNGVYDIVCLTEYGFLAEESDPVTAYALAEAVYRALLISDRGHFSKKNLQDWAVFVLSWLMFFMGALFSFLADLCSKLGQRDRLKH from the exons ATGGTAGAAATATCAAACTGTTCAATTTCAAaagtccaaaataaaataaaattactgcCACCTTTTTTGCTGAAGCTGAGTCCCAAAGACATGAAGAGTCAGCTCTCTTCCACTGATGAAGATGAGTGCCAATTGTCAAGACTGGGCTACTGTTGGTGGAGATCGGCAGCGAAGTTTGATGAATGTGTTAGGCTTAAGCTCGACCTCCCTCACATCGCAAGCCTTACACCAAGACTCAGAGTTCTTAAAGAGTTGGAGAGACTGGCTTTGATTGCTCATGAAGGACTCAATGAGCTCAGATACAAGCTACAAATGTATCGTTCAGGTGATTTCTGGGTGCCCACAGGAGGTCTCAAGAAGGAAGAGATGGACATTCCACCAGTAGTCACTATTCTCTTGGTGGGTTTCTCTGGCTCTGGCAAGAGCTCACTTGTGAACCTTATGTACAGTGTTTTTGGTCGGTCTGGACTCATACCTTTTGCTCGAACTTCATCTG GCGGTGCTACCAAATACACCACCATGTACATGGAAGAGCACAATGTAATGAGATCAATGCAAGGTGGGTTTTGTGTGTACGATTCTAGAGGTTTTAATTATGGTAAAATTGGTGATGCTCTTGAGGAATTGTCAAGTTGGATGAGTGATGGGATTCACCATAACCAGCTGTGCCTGAGATCAGGTGATGATGTATTGCTGGAAGCCGACACAGAAACTGTTGGTTTGAGGTCATCTTCAAAGTTTGTACAGAGGACAGTAAATATTCCAATGGTGGTGGTTAACATAGCAGAGGTCCATAAAGCCTCAAAAGCTAGTGATTCGAAGCCATTAGAAGCCACAAGAGAACTCTTCCACTCCCCTGCTTTGAGAAAATGCA ACGAGAATCCTATTTTGATCCTGACACATGGTGACTTGTTGACAACCGAAGAGAGGATCGACATCAGGCTCAGATTATGCGAGCGTCTAGGAATATCAGAGACTAATGGAGTGTATGACATTGTTTGCCTCACAGAATATGGATTTCTCGCAGAAGAATCTGATCCGGTTACAGCGTATGCCTTAGCTGAAGCTGTATACCGGGCATTGCTCATCTCAGACAGGGGgcatttttcaaagaaaaacctCCAGGACTGGGCAGTGTTCGTATTGTCATGGTTAATGTTCTTCATGGGTgctctcttctccttccttgCTGATCTTTGCTCAAAACTTGGACAAAGGGATAGGTTGAAGCACTGA
- the LOC118041025 gene encoding GATA transcription factor 16: MDFNTKGSESEDMDSAQSSKGNEIKRRCMDCQTTRTPCWRGGPAGPRTLCNACGIRQRKKRRALLGSDKGGAERSKNKIAKSSNSSKLGVSLKLDLMGFRRDGILQEDWKRKLGEEEQAAILLMALSCGLVRA, translated from the exons ATGGATTTCAACACAAAA GGATCAGAGTCAGAGGACATGGATAGTGCTCAATCAAGCAAGGGTAACGAGATCAAAAGAAGATGCATGGATTGCCAAACTACAAGAACCCCATGTTGGCGAGGCGGTCCGGCTGGTCCCAGG acACTGTGCAATGCATGTGGGATCAgacagaggaagaagaggagagcACTTCTTGGGTCGGACAAAGGAGGAGCGGAGAGGAGTAAAAATAAGATTGCTAAAAGTAGCAATAGTAGTAAGCTAGGAGTTTCATTGAAGCTAGATTTGATGGGTTTTAGAAGAGATGGGATATTGCAGGAAGATTGGAAGAGAAAACTGGGAGAGGAAGAACAGGCTGCCATACTCTTGATGGCCTTATCTTGTGGCTTGGTCCGTGCTTAG
- the LOC118041024 gene encoding uncharacterized protein — MIQSRLAATATRSYRSLSSAYNLARVRGFATEPTGRPADPEVYADREHEIQHAVPTGKREDMAGKYEPETGKRQTEAEYRLIKDTEPLAPPKPPHVPPTKLENAGVHNPAEPIVQQRRKNSTLTLEEVSCAGLDGSPWPKDERSIEEQVEDDKEYFRRRKASPLSETQVADTRKPITRATDGTACEEIYKEPGDVIGWLPEQLDTAEQALERARRIWMENAMRGDPDTPHGRVLRELRGEWF, encoded by the exons atgaTCCAGTCAAGACTAGCTGCAACCGCAACAAGATCGTATAGGTCCCTCTCTTCAGCCTACAATCTAGCTCGAGTTCGAGGATTTGCTACAGAACCAACTGGTCGCCCTGCTGATCCAGAGGTTTACGCTGACCGTGAACATGAAATTCAACATGCTGTTCCCACTGGAAAACGTGAA GATATGGCAGGAAAGTACGAGCCTGAAACGGGAAAGCGACAAACAGAAGCAGAATACAGACTCATTAAAGATACCGAACCATTGGCACCACCCAAACCGCCACATGTGCCTCCTACAAAGCTGGAAAATGCTGGAGTTCACAATCCAGCGGAACCCATTGTCCAGCAAAGGCGAAAGAACTCAACATTGACACTAGAAGAAGTTAGCTGCGCTGGACTTGATGGCTCGCCATGGCCAAAGGATGAGAGAAGCATCGAAGAACAAGTAGAAGATGACAAGGAATATTTCAGGCGTCGCAAGGCGTCGCCGTTGTCAGAAACTCAGGTGGCGGATACTAGAAAGCCGATAACAAGGGCAACCGATGGCACTGCTTGTGAAGAAATTTATAAAGAACCTGGAGACGTGATTGGGTGGTTGCCAGAGCAACTTGACACGGCTGAGCAGGCACTCGAGAGAGCTCGAAGGATTTGGATGGAGAATGCTATGCGTGGTGATCCTGATACACCACATGGTCGGGTTTTAAGAGAGCTTCGAGGAGAGTGGTTTTGA